One Onthophagus taurus isolate NC chromosome 11, IU_Otau_3.0, whole genome shotgun sequence genomic window carries:
- the LOC111429422 gene encoding pyruvate dehydrogenase E1 component subunit beta, mitochondrial-like encodes MLLLKGVISKSIYLKANFSTTVPVQKKLTVRDLLGMAIDEELERDPRVFILGEEVAQYDGPYKITKGLLKKYGDKRVIDTPITEMGFTGIAVGAAMAGLRPICEFMTMNFAMQAIDQIINSAAKTFYMSAGRFNVPIVFRGNNGCPAGVAAQHSQCFAAWYGHCPGLKVVVPYSGEDNKALLKASIRDPDPVVFLEHELMYAREFEVSDKVLSKDYVLPIGKAHIEKEGKHVTLVSYSRHVGFCLDAAKDLEKSGVSAEVVNLRSIRPLDMGVIFKSVKKTHHIVTVEQGWPAFGVGAEILARISEDRTFFELDQPGIRITAADIPVPYCEPLETLCIPQPKDIVQIVKKLLNVKK; translated from the coding sequence atgttattattaaaaggaGTAATTTCAAAATCCATTTATCtaaaagcaaatttttctACAACCGTTCCCGTCCAGAAAAAACTCACCGTGCGAGATCTCTTGGGAATGGCGATCGATGAGGAACTGGAAAGAGATCCTCGAGTGTTTATTCTCGGCGAGGAAGTCGCTCAATACGATGGTCcttataaaattacaaaaggtttactaaaaaaatacgGTGACAAAAGGGTCATTGATACTCCTATAACCGAAATGGGTTTTACCGGAATTGCGGTTGGTGCTGCTATGGCTGGTTTAAGACCAATTTGTGAATTTATGACGATGAATTTTGCTATGCAAGCTATTgatcaaataattaattcggCGGCTAAAACGTTTTACATGTCAGCTGGGCGATTTAATGTTCCAATAGTTTTTCGAGGTAATAATGGTTGTCCAGCTGGAGTGGCAGCTCAACATTCTCAATGTTTCGCTGCTTGGTATGGTCATTGTCCAGGTTTAAAAGTAGTAGTTCCATATTCTGGTGAAGATAATAAAGCACTTCTTAAGGCTTCTATTAGAGACCCAGATCCGGTAGTATTTTTAGAACACGAATTAATGTACGCAAGAGAATTCGAAGTTTCCGataaagttttatcaaaagatTATGTACTTCCAATCGGAAAAGCTCATATTGAAAAAGAAGGGAAACACGTCACTTTGGTGTCTTATTCGAGACACGTTGGATTTTGCTTGGACGCTGCTAAAGATTTAGAGAAAAGTGGTGTAAGCGCTGAAGTTGTTAATTTAAGAAGCATACGACCGTTGGACATGGGAGTTATTTTCAAATCGGTTAAGAAAACGCATCATATTGTTACGGTGGAACAAGGTTGGCCCGCTTTTGGAGTCGGAGCAGAAATCTTAGCGAGAATTAGTGAAGATCGAACATTTTTTGAACTCGATCAACCAGGTATTAGGATTACAGCGGCCGATATACCCGTTCCTTATTGCGAGCCTTTAGAAACTCTTTGTATACCACAGCCAAAAGATATTGTACAGattgtcaaaaaattattaaatgttaagaaataa
- the LOC111429401 gene encoding UDP-glycosyltransferase UGT4-like isoform X2: MRLLNLFKLIAICSLYNLGKAANILGVFPIPSKSHDILGSTLCKHLSNLGHNVTYISPFLHESQKDFHHIYVKEIETIRVDHMKQITQDISDLIFNNPEVQQLINSKSVLKFDLLIHFMGMDSTLALAHHFDVPIIIFSPIGGFPHINNLVVNPTPFSYVPNALLPFTENMNFMERTINTAVTLMFPLHEAIMNWISDKSLEKYLPGSLPMQEIKKRIELVLVNTHISTESPRPYVPNMIQIGGFHLHNPKPVDEALKNVLDEAKEGFIYFSFGTNVNVKELGENVMDIFRKVLGNLPLKIIMKYEDDFMENKPDNFYLEKWFPQPAVLAHPNAKLFITHGGYGGCTESLYYGVPMVCIPFFGDQFKNCADAEINGYSITVKLNELSEKSFSEGLNKVLYDEQFQEAVKFKSEMYRDQPMHPMDKAVYWIEHVLKHKGAKHLKIKGADLPWYQYLLVDVFLFLGFVILIACFISICIMKFLFRKLFGAKNKIKVN, translated from the exons ATgcgtttattaaatttatttaaattgatcgCAATTTGTAGTTTATATAATTTAGGAAAAGCGGCGAATATTTTAGGAGTGTTTCCAATACCGAGTAAAAGTCATGATATTTTGGGTAGCACGCTTTGTAAACATTTATCAAATCTTGGACATAACGTAACTTATATTTCACCGTTTCTTCATGAATCCCAAAAGGATTTCCACCATATTTatgttaaagaaattgaaacaatCAGAGTAG atcaTATGAAACAAATTACACAAG ATATTTCTGATTTGATTTTTAACAACCCCGAAGTTCAGCAATTAATCAATTCAAAATCAGTcctaaaatttgatttattaatacaCTTTATGGGAATGGATTCAACTTTGGCTTTAGCACACCATTTTGACGTACCGATAATCATATTTTCACCAATTGGTGGATTTCCCcacataaataatttagttgTAAATCCAACTCCTTTTTCTTACGTTCCAAACGCATTATTACCTTTTACcgaaaatatgaattttatgGAAAGAACCATTAACACAGCGGTTACATTAATGTTTCCCCTTCACGAAGCTATAATGAATTGGATATCGGATAAATcacttgaaaaatatttacccGGCTCATTACCAAtgcaagaaattaaaaaacggATCGAGTTGGTTTTAGTAAATACTCATATTAGCACGGAAAGTCCTCGACCTTACGTTCCAAATATGATTCAAATCGGCGGTTTTCATTTACATAATCCAAAACCTGTCGATGaagctttaaaaaatgtattagatGAAGCAAAAGaaggatttatttattttagtttcggCACAAACGTAAACGTTAAAGAACTCGGCGAAAATGTCATGGATATTTTCAGGAAAGTTTTGGGAAATTTGcctttaaaaatcattatgaaatacGAAGATGATTTTATGGAGAATAAACCggacaatttttatttagaaaagtGGTTTCCACAACCTGCAGTTTTAGCTCATCCAAAcgcgaaattatttattactcaTGGGGGTTATGGCGGATGTACAGAAAGTCTTTATTATGGTGTTCCAATGGTGTGTATTCCATTTTTTGgagatcaatttaaaaattgtgctGACGCCGAAATAAATGGCTATTCGATTAcggttaaattaaatgaattaagtgAGAAATCATTTTCTGAGGgtttaaataaagttctttACGATGAACA atTTCAAGAAgctgttaaatttaaatctgaaATGTATCGAGATCAACCTATGCATCCAATGGATAAAGCTGTTTATTGGATCGAACATGTTTTAAAGCACAAAGGAGCTaaacacttaaaaattaaaggagCTGATTTACCGTggtatcaatatttattggttgatgtatttttgtttcttgGATTTGTGATATTAATTGCTTGCTTTATTAGTATATGTATcatgaaatttctttttagaaaattatttggtgctaaaaataaaataaaagtaaattaa
- the LOC111429401 gene encoding UDP-glycosyltransferase UGT4-like isoform X1, whose amino-acid sequence MRLLNLFKLIAICSLYNLGKAANILGVFPIPSKSHDILGSTLCKHLSNLGHNVTYISPFLHESQKDFHHIYVKEIETIRVDHMKQITQGKDSTLGTMLRLIKLIDISDLIFNNPEVQQLINSKSVLKFDLLIHFMGMDSTLALAHHFDVPIIIFSPIGGFPHINNLVVNPTPFSYVPNALLPFTENMNFMERTINTAVTLMFPLHEAIMNWISDKSLEKYLPGSLPMQEIKKRIELVLVNTHISTESPRPYVPNMIQIGGFHLHNPKPVDEALKNVLDEAKEGFIYFSFGTNVNVKELGENVMDIFRKVLGNLPLKIIMKYEDDFMENKPDNFYLEKWFPQPAVLAHPNAKLFITHGGYGGCTESLYYGVPMVCIPFFGDQFKNCADAEINGYSITVKLNELSEKSFSEGLNKVLYDEQFQEAVKFKSEMYRDQPMHPMDKAVYWIEHVLKHKGAKHLKIKGADLPWYQYLLVDVFLFLGFVILIACFISICIMKFLFRKLFGAKNKIKVN is encoded by the exons ATgcgtttattaaatttatttaaattgatcgCAATTTGTAGTTTATATAATTTAGGAAAAGCGGCGAATATTTTAGGAGTGTTTCCAATACCGAGTAAAAGTCATGATATTTTGGGTAGCACGCTTTGTAAACATTTATCAAATCTTGGACATAACGTAACTTATATTTCACCGTTTCTTCATGAATCCCAAAAGGATTTCCACCATATTTatgttaaagaaattgaaacaatCAGAGTAG atcaTATGAAACAAATTACACAAGGTAAGGATAGCACACTCGGAACGATGCTTCGTTTAATCAAATTGATAGATATTTCTGATTTGATTTTTAACAACCCCGAAGTTCAGCAATTAATCAATTCAAAATCAGTcctaaaatttgatttattaatacaCTTTATGGGAATGGATTCAACTTTGGCTTTAGCACACCATTTTGACGTACCGATAATCATATTTTCACCAATTGGTGGATTTCCCcacataaataatttagttgTAAATCCAACTCCTTTTTCTTACGTTCCAAACGCATTATTACCTTTTACcgaaaatatgaattttatgGAAAGAACCATTAACACAGCGGTTACATTAATGTTTCCCCTTCACGAAGCTATAATGAATTGGATATCGGATAAATcacttgaaaaatatttacccGGCTCATTACCAAtgcaagaaattaaaaaacggATCGAGTTGGTTTTAGTAAATACTCATATTAGCACGGAAAGTCCTCGACCTTACGTTCCAAATATGATTCAAATCGGCGGTTTTCATTTACATAATCCAAAACCTGTCGATGaagctttaaaaaatgtattagatGAAGCAAAAGaaggatttatttattttagtttcggCACAAACGTAAACGTTAAAGAACTCGGCGAAAATGTCATGGATATTTTCAGGAAAGTTTTGGGAAATTTGcctttaaaaatcattatgaaatacGAAGATGATTTTATGGAGAATAAACCggacaatttttatttagaaaagtGGTTTCCACAACCTGCAGTTTTAGCTCATCCAAAcgcgaaattatttattactcaTGGGGGTTATGGCGGATGTACAGAAAGTCTTTATTATGGTGTTCCAATGGTGTGTATTCCATTTTTTGgagatcaatttaaaaattgtgctGACGCCGAAATAAATGGCTATTCGATTAcggttaaattaaatgaattaagtgAGAAATCATTTTCTGAGGgtttaaataaagttctttACGATGAACA atTTCAAGAAgctgttaaatttaaatctgaaATGTATCGAGATCAACCTATGCATCCAATGGATAAAGCTGTTTATTGGATCGAACATGTTTTAAAGCACAAAGGAGCTaaacacttaaaaattaaaggagCTGATTTACCGTggtatcaatatttattggttgatgtatttttgtttcttgGATTTGTGATATTAATTGCTTGCTTTATTAGTATATGTATcatgaaatttctttttagaaaattatttggtgctaaaaataaaataaaagtaaattaa